From a region of the Eulemur rufifrons isolate Redbay chromosome 7, OSU_ERuf_1, whole genome shotgun sequence genome:
- the N6AMT1 gene encoding methyltransferase N6AMT1 — MAAPSLPTPVHGHVGRGRFSDVYEPAEDTFLLLDALEAAAAELAGVEICLEVGSGSGVVSAFLASMIGPQALYMCTDINPEAAACTLETARCNKVHIQPVITDLVKGLLPRLKEKVDLLVFNPPYVVTPPEEVGSHGIAAAWAGGRNGREVMDRFFPVVSDLLSPRGLFYLVTIKENNPEEILKTMKTKGLQGTTALSRQAGQEVLSVLKFTKS; from the exons atggcGGCGCCCAGTTTACCCACGCCGGTGCACGGGCATGTGGGCCGCGGCCGCTTTAGCGACGTGTACGAGCCCGCGGAGGACACGTTCCTGCTGCTGGACGCGCTTGAGGCAGCTGCGGCCGAGCTGGCCGG agtgGAAATATGCCTTGAAGTAGGGTCAGGGTCTGGAGTAGTATCTGCATTCCTAGCCTCTATGATAGGTCCTCAGGCTTTATACAT GTGCACTGATATCAACCCGGAGGCAGCAGCTTGTACCCTGGAGACAGCACGTTGTAACAAAGTCCACATTCAGCCAGTAATTACAGATTTG GTCAAAGGCTTGCTACCAAGATTGAAGGAAAAAGTTGATCTTCTGGTGTTTAATCCCCCCTATGTAGTGACTCCACCTGAAGAG GTGGGAAGTCACGGAATAGCGGCAGCATGGGCTGGTGGCAGAAATGGTCGAGAAGTCATGGACAGATTCTTTCCAGTGGTTTCAGATCTCCTTTCACCAAGAGGATTATTCTATTTAGTTACCATTAAAGAAAACAATCCAG aagaaattttaaaaacaatgaagacAAAGGGTCTACAAGGGACCACTGCACTTTCCAGGCAAGCAGGCCAAGAAGTCCTTTCAGTCCTCAAGTTTACCAAGTCCTAA